The following coding sequences are from one Hydra vulgaris chromosome 04, alternate assembly HydraT2T_AEP window:
- the LOC136079473 gene encoding tigger transposable element-derived protein 4-like: MDQGVIRSLKAYYRHKIVRLCIKAVDNNEPMPKISILQAMKDLVSSWNAVTKETVINCFKKAGISKTNKSIEEADDDHSFKFLTEELNRLRELDTRAVQEDLSAEPYIGLDCDVVTTGSLATDAEIIAQILDPNFGNDDNEVEDSVDEAIDVEAPPRPSDIQLEIAFETIQNASLYSSKYGNEIQSLALKLENLMKMEKMDNLKQYQITDFSKSCSFCC; this comes from the coding sequence ATGGATCAAGGCGTAATACGAAGTCTTAAAGCTTATTATCGTCACAAAATTGTGCGTTTGTGTATCAAGGCTGTCGATAATAATGAACCCATGCCAAAAATTTCTATACTTCAAGCAATGAAAGATCTTGTTTCTTCGTGGAATGCTGTGACGAAGGAGACTGTCatcaactgctttaaaaaagctggtatcagcaaaacaaacaaGAGTATTGAAGAAGCTGATGATGatcattcttttaaatttttgacagaAGAACTTAACCGTTTGCGAGAGTTAGATACTCGTGCCGTCCAAGAAGATCTCTCAGCGGAACCTTACATTGGTTTAGATTGCGATGTAGTAACCACCGGTTCACTTGCTACTGATGCTGAAATCATTGCTCAGATTTTAGACCCTAATTTTGGAAACGACGATAATGAAGTTGAAGATAGCGTTGACGAAGCTATTGACGTCGAAGCCCCGCCACGCCCATCTGATATTCAATTAGAAATTGCTTTTGAAACAATTCAAAATGCTTCGCTATACAGCTCAAAATACGGAAATGAAATACAATCCCTAGCACTAAAACTTGAGAATTTAATGAAGATGGAAAAGATGgataatttaaagcaatatcaGATAACAGATTTTTccaaaagttgtagtttttgttgttaa
- the LOC136079108 gene encoding uncharacterized protein LOC136079108, translating into MSSRTLNIKMEILEGERKNSKIYYQNGYYYRKDKKATESYGGGFKCKDEFCRSRATSEPSLALVQITPHNHLPDLEKKEILKLKQSIKRAAETTSGSLRDIFDQETANNQSAHHVSFGMMESTMYRRRRSVQPQLPANCGELDNSLRVNNISKF; encoded by the exons ATGTCGAGCAGAACA ttaaacattaaaatggAAATACTCGAAGGCGaaagaaaaaactcaaaaatttattaccaaAATGGTTACTATTATCGTAAAGACAAAAAAGCAACAGAATCGTATGGCGGCGGTTTCAAATGTAAGGATGAATTTTGTAGAAGTCGTGCAACAAGTGAACCAAGCCTAGCGTTAGTACAAATAACGCCGCATAACCATTTGccagatttagaaaaaaaagaaattttaaaattaaaacaatcaataaaacGAGCTGCTGAAACTACAAGTGGAAGTTTGCGAGATATTTTTGACCAAGAAACTGCTAATAACCAATCAGCACATCACGTTTCTTTTGGAATGATGGAAAGCACTATGTATCGCAGACGTAGATCAGTGCAGCCGCAATTACCAGCCAATTGCGGGGAATTAGACAACTCTTTGAGAGTAAACAACATAAGTAAGTTTTAG
- the LOC136079474 gene encoding uncharacterized protein LOC136079474 gives MRDICVGGGISIYVHNSIDFIQRKYLNVNNTDCEALCVEIINKLANNFIINAIYRTPAGSLKTFKTYLRTFLNTKNILQKHVYVVGDINVDLLNHALNSEAKTFIDILLEYNLIPTINKATRVTKKSSTLLDNVITNNFHNSRFKTGIIKTDLTDHFPIFLITESVTLNNATHKSTVFMRQINESSICQFKNLLNNYIDWNLVLQSHDVNNAYDLFLNQFSKMYDKAFPLKVKVINSKSVVSPWMTKGLLKSSRKKQKFLFEKTKKRSKVNYYAKLLEKNKGNPQKTWSVIRDLIGKNKIEKNNLPQKLIIEVKMIYHKEVIIEKLNNFFLDVGPNLAAKIPVGQKKFDSYLATTDLIMEEPIIAKSELHTAFNSLKKNESAGIDQINVNVIKSVFDIIEPSLFHIFNLSLKSGHIPDKLKIAKITPIFKSGDETNI, from the exons ATGCGCGATATTTGCGTTGGTGGTGGTATAAGCATATACGTTCACAATTCTATTGATTTTATTCAGCGTAAATATCTTAATGTAAACAATACAGATTGTGAGGCATTATGCgttgagataataaataaattagctaataattttataatcaatGCTATTTATAGAACACCAGCTggtagtttaaaaacattcaaaacttaTCTGCGCACATtcctaaacacaaaaaatatattgcaaaagcATGTTTACGTAGTTGGGGATATCAACGTTGACTTACTCAACCATGCCTTAAATagtgaagcaaaaacttttattgatattcTTCTCGAATACAACCTTATCCCAACTATAAACAAAGCAACAAGAGTAACTAAAAAATCATCGACATTATTAGATAATGTTATAACTAACAATTTTCATAATAGCCGTTTTAAAACTGGTATAATTAAGACTGATTTAACCGATCATTTTCCTATATTCCTTATTACTGAGAGCGTTACTCTAAATAATGCTACCCACAAATCAACAGTATTCATGAGACAAATCAATGAAAGTTCCATatgccaatttaaaaatttattaaataattacatcGATTGGAATCTTGTACTGCAATCACACGATGTAAATAATGCTTATGATTTATTTCTAAaccaattttctaaaatgtatgaTAAGGCATTTCCTTTAAAAGTGAAAGTAATAAACTCAAAGTCGGTTGTATCCCCATGGATGACCAAAGGCCTACTAAAATCATcaaggaaaaaacaaaaatt tttatttgaaaaaactaaaaaacgatcaaaagtaaattactatgctaaactgcttgaaaaaaacaaaggaaaccCTCAAAAAACATGGAGTGTTATTAGAGACTTAAttgggaaaaataaaattgaaaaaaataacttaccgcaaaaacttattattgaggtgaaaatgatttatcataaagaagttattattgagaaattaaacaatttttttcttgatgttgGCCCAAACCTAGCAGCGAAAATTCCAgttggtcaaaaaaaatttgattcatatCTTGCAACAACTGATTTAATTATGGAAGAACCGATTATAGCCAAAAGTGAACTACATACTGCTTTTaatagtctgaaaaaaaatgaaagtgcAGGTATAGATcaaattaatgttaatgtaattaaatctgtttttgatattatcgAACCCTCattattccatatttttaatctctcccTTAAATCAGGTCATAttccagataaactaaaaatagcaaaaataacaCCTATTTTCAAATCTGGCGATGAgaccaatatttaa